In Rhodococcus rhodochrous, a single genomic region encodes these proteins:
- a CDS encoding Swt1 family HEPN domain-containing protein, with translation MAVSNRDRIGRIFELLGPALDEFHNYVVGKELPAGEDWTALIAVRDKAKGSGAPKTYVRTDPQNGLRMITEQIPNQVRKGWYPFREHLSRTEQSWATELRDVRNTWAHNGSFSADDAYRALDTAERFLKAIGAIDEADEVRRSRVELMRLSSERQDRKVVKTNAAAEIGADGLEPWRLVLKPHEDVQSGNFHAAEFAADLAMVSREEGDPEYTDPVEFFARTYLTDGLKYLLVPAMQRLAGDPNAAPIINLQTNFGGGKTHSMLAVWHLASGRPLSDYPQEVQDLFAGTELPRAKRVAIVGTDIKAGEVKVMPDGTRINTIGGLLAWRLGGAEGYAMVAESDANRLNPGGEALRELFTRFGPAVVLIDEWVAYARQLVGRDDLPDGTFDAQFTFAQALTEAAKAVPGTLVLISIPASAEMKDGEYVGDEEEVGGQNGREALRMLRKAVGRVADQWRAANAEESFHIVRRRLFETPDATALAKINATAKALVAFYVKNSNDFPREVRELDYEERIRRCYPIHPELFDRLYQDWSTLERFQRTRGVLRLMNVIVGQLWRDNDTAPLIMPGSVPLRADKVVTELTQYLDDQWKALIDTDVDGPNSAPAQVDNGNQLLGQRLTTQRLARTVFMGATPTLTSAHKGIDKQRIFLGTALPGDVPGNFHSALNHLANTATYFYNSGSLYWYDTQANTTRTARDYAERLHREDVWAEVVRRLQNHRRTADDGFTGVHIAPESSADVPDVQEARLVVVPPAYLHERKAKAESPAAVWARDIVEHRGTAARTHRNMVSFLAADEARWSELESAVRDFLAWSFIRDNADKDLNLTAAQRQQAIDRAATHNQAVADRLLQTYHWVLIPTQYDPTRPLEIEAFKADGTTTDLAARAAGKLRNESLLVLQRNASLIRHDLSGRLKTAWDRDGHISFGQLWDYYTTYPYLSRMRDRTVLENGVLSVFDEMLWQQTGFALATEWDGENYVGLTLPSDRVTPPQVTDALLLVQPDRAEAQREREVEDLGGGTGDVGSDGNGTGDAGSGTGTGKSSSGSTGSGNGTGGGAPLKTRFFGSTALNPDFYVRDFNKITNEMIQHLAAADGVHLEVRVEITASTPKGFDDSKVRTVSENATVLKFEQAGFEEE, from the coding sequence ATGGCTGTGAGCAACCGCGACCGGATCGGTCGGATCTTCGAGCTTCTCGGTCCTGCGCTGGATGAGTTCCACAACTACGTCGTAGGTAAGGAACTACCGGCTGGCGAGGACTGGACCGCGCTGATAGCGGTGCGCGACAAGGCTAAGGGATCTGGTGCCCCCAAGACCTATGTGCGAACCGACCCGCAGAACGGTCTGCGCATGATAACCGAACAGATTCCGAATCAGGTCCGCAAGGGCTGGTATCCGTTCCGTGAGCACCTGTCTCGCACAGAACAGTCCTGGGCTACCGAGTTGCGGGACGTCCGCAACACCTGGGCTCATAACGGCTCGTTCTCAGCGGATGACGCATACCGGGCCCTCGACACCGCTGAACGGTTCCTCAAGGCGATCGGCGCAATCGACGAAGCCGATGAAGTCCGGCGTTCACGCGTCGAACTGATGCGTCTGAGCTCCGAAAGGCAGGATCGCAAGGTTGTCAAGACCAACGCCGCTGCAGAGATCGGCGCCGATGGTCTCGAACCATGGCGTCTCGTTCTCAAACCGCATGAAGATGTGCAGAGCGGCAACTTCCACGCAGCTGAATTTGCCGCAGACTTGGCCATGGTGTCCCGAGAGGAAGGCGACCCCGAATACACCGATCCAGTAGAATTTTTCGCTCGCACCTATCTCACCGACGGTTTGAAATACCTGCTGGTACCCGCGATGCAGCGATTGGCAGGCGACCCGAACGCGGCGCCCATCATCAACCTGCAGACTAACTTCGGCGGCGGTAAGACACACTCCATGCTCGCGGTCTGGCATCTTGCCTCAGGGCGCCCCTTGTCGGACTATCCTCAGGAAGTTCAGGACCTGTTCGCCGGCACTGAGCTTCCAAGGGCCAAGCGAGTCGCGATCGTCGGTACCGACATCAAGGCCGGCGAAGTGAAGGTGATGCCCGATGGCACCCGGATCAACACAATCGGAGGGTTGTTGGCCTGGCGCCTCGGTGGTGCCGAAGGCTACGCAATGGTCGCCGAATCCGACGCCAACCGCCTCAATCCTGGCGGTGAAGCGCTCCGCGAACTGTTCACCCGGTTCGGGCCAGCTGTTGTTCTCATAGATGAGTGGGTTGCCTACGCTCGCCAGCTCGTCGGCCGTGACGATCTTCCCGACGGGACCTTCGATGCCCAGTTCACCTTCGCTCAAGCCCTGACTGAAGCCGCCAAAGCCGTGCCCGGCACGCTGGTTCTCATCTCCATACCTGCTTCGGCGGAGATGAAGGACGGCGAGTACGTCGGGGACGAGGAAGAAGTAGGCGGCCAGAACGGCCGCGAAGCACTACGGATGCTGCGTAAGGCCGTCGGTCGCGTCGCCGACCAGTGGCGCGCAGCCAACGCTGAAGAGAGCTTCCACATCGTTCGGCGGCGATTGTTCGAAACGCCGGATGCCACGGCCCTGGCAAAGATCAACGCTACGGCCAAGGCGTTGGTGGCGTTCTATGTCAAGAACAGCAACGACTTTCCTCGGGAGGTCCGGGAGCTCGACTACGAGGAACGAATCCGTCGCTGCTATCCCATCCACCCCGAGCTGTTCGACCGGCTGTACCAGGACTGGTCCACACTCGAGCGCTTCCAACGCACTCGTGGTGTCCTACGCCTTATGAACGTCATCGTCGGCCAGCTCTGGCGCGACAACGACACAGCACCCCTCATCATGCCCGGTTCGGTTCCTCTGCGCGCCGATAAGGTCGTCACCGAACTCACCCAATACCTTGACGATCAGTGGAAAGCGCTCATCGACACCGACGTCGACGGACCGAATTCTGCACCCGCTCAGGTCGACAACGGTAATCAGCTGCTCGGCCAACGTCTGACCACGCAGCGACTGGCTCGCACCGTTTTCATGGGCGCTACTCCCACGTTGACCTCGGCACACAAGGGCATCGATAAGCAGCGGATCTTCCTGGGGACCGCGCTTCCAGGCGATGTTCCGGGCAACTTCCATTCGGCGCTGAACCACCTGGCCAATACCGCCACCTACTTCTACAACTCGGGGTCGCTGTACTGGTACGACACTCAGGCAAACACCACCCGCACTGCCCGCGACTACGCCGAGCGCCTTCACAGGGAGGACGTATGGGCCGAGGTGGTGCGACGTCTACAGAATCACCGGCGAACTGCTGATGATGGGTTCACCGGCGTGCATATCGCGCCTGAGTCGTCTGCGGATGTTCCGGACGTGCAAGAAGCCCGGCTGGTTGTCGTACCACCGGCATATCTGCACGAGCGCAAGGCGAAGGCAGAATCCCCGGCTGCGGTCTGGGCAAGGGATATCGTCGAGCACCGTGGGACTGCTGCGCGTACGCATCGAAACATGGTCTCTTTTCTCGCTGCCGACGAGGCGCGCTGGAGCGAGCTTGAGAGTGCGGTGCGTGACTTCCTAGCGTGGTCCTTCATCCGCGACAATGCCGACAAGGACCTCAATCTGACGGCCGCGCAACGACAACAAGCCATCGACCGGGCGGCTACCCACAACCAGGCAGTCGCCGATCGTCTCTTGCAGACCTACCATTGGGTGTTGATCCCCACCCAGTACGACCCGACCCGGCCGCTCGAAATCGAGGCGTTCAAGGCAGACGGAACCACTACAGATCTGGCTGCAAGGGCGGCAGGAAAACTTCGCAACGAATCGCTGCTCGTACTACAGCGAAACGCGAGCCTGATCCGTCATGACCTGTCCGGGCGCCTGAAAACTGCATGGGATCGCGATGGTCACATCAGCTTCGGACAGTTGTGGGACTACTACACCACTTACCCTTACTTGAGTCGGATGCGCGATCGCACCGTGCTCGAGAACGGGGTGCTGTCGGTATTCGACGAGATGCTCTGGCAGCAGACCGGCTTTGCCCTCGCAACGGAATGGGACGGCGAAAATTACGTCGGCCTGACTCTTCCGTCGGATCGAGTTACTCCCCCGCAAGTCACCGATGCTCTTCTCCTCGTTCAGCCCGACCGCGCCGAAGCGCAACGCGAACGTGAAGTCGAGGATCTGGGCGGTGGAACCGGCGATGTCGGATCAGATGGAAACGGAACCGGCGATGCTGGATCAGGGACCGGGACCGGCAAATCGAGTTCGGGTAGCACCGGATCCGGCAACGGGACAGGCGGGGGTGCGCCGCTGAAAACGCGGTTCTTCGGATCCACCGCGCTGAATCCGGACTTCTACGTTCGCGACTTCAACAAGATCACCAACGAGATGATCCAGCACCTCGCGGCAGCCGACGGAGTACATCTGGAGGTTCGCGTCGAGATCACTGCGAGTACCCCCAAGGGGTTCGACGACAGCAAGGTTAGGACAGTCAGCGAGAACGCAACCGTTCTGAAGTTCGAGCAGGCAGGCTTCGAAGAAGAGTAA
- a CDS encoding DUF1156 domain-containing protein, whose translation MTTDTTTVPRRKLIEVALPLEKINAESAREKSIRHGHPSTLHLWWARRPLAAARAVLFAQLVDDPSSFPDRFPTDEAVARERKRLHEIIEQLVVWENAGDENLLRRAREEILASTDGNPPPILDPFAGGGTIPLEAQRLGLEAHASDLNPVAVLINKALIEIPPKFAGRPPVFPGAADAQITTWPRATGLAEDVRRYGQWMRGEAEKRIGHLYPKAQLPDGSEATVIAWIWARTVTCPNPACGIAMPLVRSWWLGKKRGKEAYVVPSVVGGQVEFSIGHDPKKAPTKEIDGTVGRTGAVCIGCGAAVDLKYIRAEGRSGRMGSQLMATVAEGKRTRIYLEPSPKHEAAAQVAHPVDVPDGDLPNNPRDFKTPNYGMTTYADLFTARQLTALTSFSDLVGEARERVRVDALAAGMPKGARLEADGEGAEAYADAVATYLGFGISKAVDYHNSLCSWRSDPKNEGVGHLFARQAIPMIWDFCEGNPLSSSSGNMRDQWTWISKSLDRLVPSTPGRVLQRNATSGLQGNALISTDPPYYDNIGYSDLSDFFYVWLRRSMHSIHPELMGSMLVPKAEELVANSYRHGGKEGAQRFFEEGFREVFRRARESALPDFPITVYYAFKQQDTDTAGEASTGWETLLEGMIRSGWAITATWPMRSELGNRMMSQGTNALASSIVLALRPRPDDAPTIDRRGFINALKDELPDALRELQQGAIAPVDLPQAAIGPGMAVFSRFAGVLADDGSKMTVRAALARINEILDEVLVEQEGDFDPDSRFAIAWFRQHGFDAGMFGDADNMARARNASLEHLERSGILISRAGKVALLSPTALGEAYADREYDPATDLHISTWEVVMHLSRALTEKGVPAAAALLSRVPESIDRDLCKELAFLLFTIAEDSKRTQVAIEFNSLGTAWNDIVAESHNASTQLMLDT comes from the coding sequence GTGACCACCGACACCACCACTGTTCCCCGTCGCAAGCTCATCGAGGTCGCGCTCCCGCTCGAGAAGATCAACGCCGAATCGGCGCGCGAGAAGTCCATCCGCCACGGCCACCCCTCCACACTGCACCTGTGGTGGGCCCGCCGGCCCCTCGCCGCCGCCCGCGCGGTCCTGTTCGCCCAGCTCGTCGACGACCCGTCGTCGTTTCCGGACCGGTTTCCTACTGATGAAGCTGTCGCGAGAGAACGCAAGCGACTCCACGAGATCATCGAACAGCTGGTGGTGTGGGAGAACGCCGGCGACGAGAACCTACTGCGCCGTGCTCGCGAAGAGATCCTCGCCTCTACTGATGGCAACCCGCCGCCGATCCTCGACCCGTTCGCCGGCGGCGGCACCATACCCCTCGAAGCCCAGCGGCTTGGTCTGGAAGCTCATGCATCGGATCTGAACCCGGTGGCAGTGCTCATTAACAAGGCCCTGATCGAGATACCCCCAAAGTTCGCCGGACGCCCACCCGTGTTCCCCGGTGCGGCGGACGCGCAGATCACTACCTGGCCGCGTGCTACTGGACTGGCCGAGGATGTCCGCCGGTATGGACAGTGGATGCGCGGCGAAGCGGAAAAGCGTATCGGGCACCTGTATCCGAAGGCGCAGTTGCCAGACGGATCAGAAGCCACCGTCATTGCGTGGATCTGGGCCCGTACCGTTACCTGCCCCAACCCCGCCTGCGGTATCGCTATGCCCCTCGTTCGCTCCTGGTGGCTTGGCAAGAAGAGAGGCAAGGAAGCCTATGTCGTCCCATCGGTTGTGGGCGGCCAGGTCGAGTTCAGCATCGGCCATGACCCGAAGAAGGCGCCGACAAAGGAAATCGACGGAACAGTTGGACGTACCGGTGCTGTGTGTATCGGTTGTGGTGCTGCGGTTGATCTGAAGTACATCCGTGCCGAAGGACGGTCCGGTCGCATGGGCTCACAGCTGATGGCCACCGTCGCCGAAGGGAAACGGACACGCATCTATCTGGAGCCGTCGCCGAAACATGAGGCAGCAGCGCAAGTCGCACATCCAGTAGACGTGCCCGACGGAGACCTCCCGAACAACCCGCGTGACTTCAAGACTCCAAATTACGGGATGACCACTTATGCCGACCTGTTCACCGCGCGCCAACTCACGGCACTGACCAGCTTCAGTGACCTTGTCGGTGAGGCTCGTGAGCGTGTTCGCGTCGATGCGCTCGCGGCAGGTATGCCAAAGGGAGCGCGCCTTGAGGCTGACGGAGAAGGCGCGGAAGCATACGCGGACGCGGTAGCGACTTACTTGGGCTTCGGCATCTCAAAAGCAGTTGATTATCATAATTCTCTATGTTCGTGGCGAAGCGACCCAAAAAATGAGGGTGTCGGACATTTGTTTGCTCGACAGGCAATACCGATGATTTGGGATTTCTGCGAGGGAAACCCTCTTTCCTCGTCCTCCGGCAATATGCGCGACCAATGGACTTGGATCTCAAAATCTCTTGATCGACTCGTTCCCAGTACACCGGGGCGTGTGTTGCAACGGAACGCGACATCCGGACTGCAAGGGAATGCTCTCATTTCCACCGATCCGCCCTACTACGACAACATCGGATATTCTGATCTGTCTGATTTCTTTTACGTGTGGCTGCGCCGTTCGATGCACTCAATTCATCCGGAGTTGATGGGCTCGATGCTGGTGCCCAAGGCTGAAGAGTTGGTCGCGAACTCCTACCGGCACGGCGGGAAAGAGGGCGCGCAGAGGTTCTTTGAGGAAGGATTCCGTGAAGTCTTCCGGAGGGCCCGTGAATCCGCATTGCCTGATTTCCCGATCACTGTGTATTACGCATTCAAGCAGCAGGACACCGACACCGCAGGTGAGGCATCAACCGGGTGGGAAACACTGCTGGAGGGGATGATCCGTTCCGGCTGGGCGATCACCGCTACCTGGCCGATGCGCAGCGAACTTGGCAACCGCATGATGTCCCAGGGCACCAATGCCCTCGCCTCTTCCATTGTCCTAGCCCTACGTCCACGTCCTGACGATGCGCCGACAATCGATCGGCGAGGTTTCATCAACGCACTTAAGGACGAATTGCCCGATGCACTGCGGGAGCTGCAGCAGGGTGCGATCGCCCCGGTGGATCTGCCGCAAGCAGCGATCGGGCCTGGGATGGCGGTGTTCTCTCGCTTTGCTGGTGTGCTGGCCGATGACGGGTCGAAGATGACCGTGCGGGCCGCATTGGCTCGTATTAATGAAATTCTCGACGAGGTGCTTGTCGAACAGGAAGGCGACTTCGACCCGGACAGCCGTTTCGCGATCGCCTGGTTCCGTCAGCACGGATTCGACGCTGGCATGTTCGGTGATGCCGACAACATGGCCCGCGCTCGCAACGCCTCTCTTGAGCATCTGGAACGTTCCGGCATCCTTATAAGCCGCGCCGGTAAGGTCGCGCTTCTTTCGCCTACTGCGTTGGGAGAGGCGTACGCAGACAGAGAATACGATCCCGCTACCGACCTGCACATCAGCACCTGGGAAGTGGTCATGCATCTATCCCGGGCGTTGACGGAGAAGGGTGTACCGGCCGCGGCTGCGTTGTTGTCCCGGGTGCCGGAGTCGATCGATCGAGACTTATGCAAGGAGCTGGCGTTCCTGCTGTTTACTATCGCTGAGGACTCGAAGCGTACCCAGGTTGCGATCGAATTCAACTCTCTCGGCACGGCATGGAACGACATCGTCGCTGAGTCCCACAATGCCTCAACCCAGCTGATGCTGGACACCTAG
- a CDS encoding helicase-related protein: MRLEDLDRGQLVRGLRPGPVTLVDVDRHGPDAVTVTFKESSGELGQQLLYRTDEEQLRIETSRTRWSFDADPAEFRLAAEALRIRMAGLHDPMVAVSSSAVDPLPHQIRAVYGELLPRTPLRFVLADDPGAGKTIMAGLYAKELMLCGDLTRMLIVAPGSLVEQWQDELATKFGIDARLLSREMIASSPDANPFERYPLLIARMDQLARNDDLLALLDTSEWDLVVVDEAHRMSATWYGGELDVTRRYQLGQRLGQITRHLLLMTATPHNGNETSFQAFMALLDPDRFEGEYRSGAHTTDTSGLMRRMVKEELLTFDGTPLFPERIAETVPYTLSDGERQLYDEVTRYVREEMNRADRLGADNPRARTVGFALTVLQRRLASSPHAIVRSLQRRRERLGTKRRDLLTPTPTSRADDLALTGIDFDDPDEYDAGEREEMEEQVVDAATAAQTVAELDIEITRLGVLVALAEQVRDSGEDRKWAELRSLLLDRNLLRDAQGDPRKLIVFTEHRDTLDYLTAQIRNILGREDAVVTIHGGTRREDRRAIREQFAHNPDTQVLIATDAAGEGLNLQAAHLMINYDLPWNPNRLEQRFGRIHRIGQRHTCRLWNLVADGTREGHVFTRLLEKMETQRRAYGGRLFDVLGDAFTDRPLRTLLLDAIRYGDDPARLAALDQVVDTEVSRGLDTLLEERALAHEALAPHELDRLRREMDEARARRLQPHYIAAFFHDAFPRLGGRLPRRETGRFEITHVPATVRARQRPGAAVPIVSRYQRVTFDPDRIDLGEPTAPRAELLAPGHPLLDTVLDATIEIHQQALETGTVLFDPHDPAEHPRLIVAVTGEISDGTGAVVSKRFDFITLTPDGTATLCGPAPYLDLQPLPAEARTIADDVLGHSWLAGGVEQLAATWAITHAQPEHLAQVKDRVLPLLDKTRAAVHKRLTQQINYLDSEAARLRDVLATRTQGRHAKPRHSPDRLEARARDLEARLAARTTELDLQSRLAAKPPQIVGAVLVIPAGMLPGAPAQHAKDTARIERRAVDKVLAAEHALGRIPEEMPHNNKGYDIRSLDPQDGHYVFIEVKGRIEGAEDFTVTFNEVLYGKNVPDRHRLAMVSVSDRGPDHDQLRYVHEPFRRIDLGDLAATEVRLHWAKTWAKGRPPS; encoded by the coding sequence ATTCGTCTGGAGGATCTCGACCGTGGCCAGCTGGTTCGTGGGTTGCGTCCCGGCCCGGTGACCTTGGTGGACGTCGACCGGCACGGTCCCGATGCGGTGACAGTGACATTCAAGGAATCCTCGGGAGAGCTTGGACAACAGTTGTTGTACCGGACGGACGAGGAGCAGCTCCGAATCGAGACATCCCGCACCCGCTGGTCGTTCGACGCCGACCCTGCCGAGTTCCGGCTCGCCGCCGAAGCCCTGCGCATCCGGATGGCCGGCCTGCACGATCCGATGGTGGCGGTCTCGTCCAGCGCGGTCGATCCGTTGCCGCACCAGATCCGTGCCGTCTACGGCGAACTGCTGCCCCGTACCCCGCTACGGTTCGTCCTCGCGGACGACCCCGGCGCCGGCAAGACGATCATGGCCGGGCTCTACGCGAAAGAACTGATGCTGTGTGGGGACCTGACCAGGATGTTGATCGTCGCTCCCGGCTCGCTGGTCGAGCAGTGGCAGGACGAGCTGGCCACTAAGTTCGGCATCGACGCCCGATTGCTCTCCCGCGAGATGATTGCCTCGAGCCCGGACGCGAACCCCTTCGAGCGGTATCCGCTGCTGATCGCCCGGATGGACCAGCTCGCCCGCAACGACGACCTGCTCGCCTTGCTCGACACCAGCGAGTGGGATCTGGTGGTCGTCGACGAGGCACATCGGATGTCGGCGACCTGGTACGGCGGCGAACTCGACGTCACCCGCCGCTACCAGCTCGGCCAGCGCCTCGGGCAGATCACCCGGCACCTGCTGCTGATGACCGCCACCCCGCACAACGGCAACGAAACCAGCTTCCAGGCGTTCATGGCACTGCTCGATCCCGACCGGTTCGAAGGCGAATACCGCTCCGGAGCGCACACCACCGACACCTCCGGGCTGATGCGCCGCATGGTCAAAGAAGAGCTCCTCACCTTCGACGGCACCCCATTATTCCCCGAGCGCATCGCCGAGACCGTGCCGTACACCCTCTCCGACGGCGAACGCCAGCTCTACGACGAGGTCACCCGCTACGTCCGCGAGGAGATGAACCGCGCCGACCGCCTCGGCGCCGACAACCCCCGCGCCCGCACCGTCGGCTTCGCCCTGACCGTGCTGCAACGACGCCTGGCGTCCTCCCCACATGCGATCGTCCGATCGCTGCAACGCCGCCGCGAACGCCTCGGCACCAAACGCCGCGACCTGCTCACCCCCACCCCGACGAGTCGGGCCGACGACCTCGCCCTGACCGGGATCGACTTCGACGACCCGGACGAGTACGACGCCGGCGAACGCGAAGAAATGGAAGAACAGGTCGTCGACGCCGCCACCGCGGCGCAGACCGTCGCCGAACTCGACATCGAAATCACCCGACTCGGGGTGCTCGTCGCTCTCGCCGAGCAGGTCCGCGACTCCGGTGAAGACCGCAAATGGGCCGAACTACGCTCGCTGCTGCTGGATCGGAATCTGCTCCGCGACGCCCAGGGTGACCCGCGCAAGCTGATCGTGTTCACAGAACACCGCGACACCCTGGACTATCTGACCGCCCAGATCCGCAACATCCTCGGCCGCGAAGATGCGGTGGTCACCATCCACGGCGGCACCCGCCGCGAGGACCGCCGTGCCATCCGCGAACAGTTCGCCCACAACCCCGATACCCAGGTGCTCATCGCCACCGATGCCGCCGGGGAAGGGCTGAACCTGCAGGCCGCCCATCTGATGATCAACTACGACCTGCCGTGGAACCCCAACCGGCTCGAGCAGCGCTTCGGTCGGATCCACCGCATCGGCCAACGCCACACCTGCCGACTGTGGAATCTCGTCGCCGACGGCACCCGCGAAGGCCACGTGTTCACCCGGCTGCTCGAGAAGATGGAAACCCAGCGCCGCGCCTACGGCGGACGGCTGTTCGACGTCCTCGGCGACGCTTTCACCGACCGCCCGCTACGCACGCTGTTGCTCGACGCGATCCGCTACGGCGACGACCCGGCCCGCCTGGCCGCCCTCGACCAGGTCGTCGACACCGAAGTCTCCCGCGGACTGGACACCCTGCTCGAAGAACGCGCCCTGGCCCACGAAGCCCTGGCCCCCCACGAACTCGACCGGCTCCGCCGCGAGATGGACGAAGCCCGCGCCCGCCGACTGCAACCGCACTACATCGCCGCGTTCTTCCACGACGCCTTCCCTCGCCTCGGAGGCCGCCTGCCTCGCCGGGAGACAGGACGGTTCGAGATCACCCACGTCCCCGCGACTGTGCGAGCCCGGCAACGCCCGGGCGCAGCGGTGCCGATCGTCTCCCGCTATCAACGGGTCACCTTCGATCCCGACCGTATCGACCTGGGCGAGCCCACCGCACCACGCGCCGAACTCCTCGCCCCCGGCCATCCGCTGCTCGACACAGTCCTCGACGCCACCATCGAAATCCACCAACAGGCGCTGGAGACCGGCACCGTGCTGTTCGACCCGCACGACCCGGCCGAACACCCCCGGCTGATCGTGGCCGTGACCGGCGAGATCAGCGACGGCACCGGCGCAGTGGTCTCCAAACGCTTCGACTTCATCACCCTCACCCCCGACGGCACCGCCACCTTGTGCGGGCCGGCGCCCTATCTGGACCTACAGCCCCTTCCCGCCGAGGCACGCACCATCGCCGACGACGTCCTCGGCCACAGCTGGCTCGCCGGTGGGGTCGAGCAGCTAGCCGCCACCTGGGCCATCACCCACGCCCAACCCGAACATCTCGCCCAGGTCAAAGACCGCGTCCTGCCGCTGCTCGACAAAACCCGCGCTGCGGTGCACAAACGCCTCACCCAGCAAATCAACTATCTCGACAGCGAAGCCGCTCGCCTGCGCGATGTCCTGGCCACCCGCACCCAGGGCCGGCACGCCAAACCTCGGCACAGTCCCGACCGGCTCGAGGCCCGCGCCCGCGACCTCGAAGCCCGCCTCGCGGCACGCACCACCGAACTCGACCTGCAGTCCCGCCTGGCAGCCAAACCCCCGCAGATCGTCGGCGCGGTGCTGGTCATTCCTGCCGGGATGCTGCCCGGAGCCCCCGCTCAGCATGCGAAGGACACCGCCCGGATCGAGCGCCGCGCCGTCGACAAGGTCCTCGCCGCCGAACACGCCCTGGGACGTATTCCGGAGGAGATGCCGCACAACAACAAGGGCTACGACATCCGCTCCCTAGACCCGCAGGACGGGCACTACGTGTTCATCGAGGTCAAGGGCCGCATCGAAGGGGCCGAGGACTTCACCGTCACCTTCAACGAGGTCCTCTACGGCAAGAACGTTCCCGACCGGCATCGCCTTGCCATGGTCTCGGTCAGCGATCGCGGTCCCGACCACGACCAGCTGCGGTATGTGCACGAACCGTTCCGCCGCATCGACCTCGGCGATCTTGCCGCCACCGAGGTACGCCTGCACTGGGCCAAAACCTGGGCGAAAGGCAGACCACCCTCCTAA
- a CDS encoding IS3 family transposase — MRPHGGRRSIGKVEWAVAEYIDWFNHRRLHGEIDHVPPAEYEAAYWANHTAVDYGETPVLAEAGTR, encoded by the coding sequence ATGCGGCCACACGGTGGCCGGCGAAGCATTGGGAAGGTCGAGTGGGCGGTCGCCGAGTACATCGACTGGTTCAATCACCGCCGGTTGCATGGCGAGATCGACCACGTTCCGCCTGCCGAGTATGAGGCCGCCTACTGGGCGAATCACACGGCGGTGGACTACGGTGAGACACCGGTCCTCGCTGAAGCCGGAACCAGATAA
- a CDS encoding transposase → MSKRYPAEQRERAVKMVLDHLDEYSSPFAACKAIAPKLGVGVESLRTWTRQALIDADKTPGVTTAEQQRIKELEREVRDLREANEILKSASIFFARELDPRRR, encoded by the coding sequence ATGTCCAAGCGTTACCCCGCCGAGCAGCGTGAACGAGCGGTGAAGATGGTCCTCGACCACCTCGACGAATATTCTTCGCCGTTCGCGGCGTGCAAAGCCATCGCCCCGAAGCTCGGCGTCGGTGTCGAGTCGCTGCGCACCTGGACCCGCCAGGCTCTGATCGATGCCGACAAGACACCCGGCGTGACCACCGCTGAACAGCAACGAATCAAAGAGCTCGAACGCGAAGTCCGAGACCTCCGTGAGGCCAACGAAATCTTGAAATCGGCCTCGATTTTCTTCGCGAGGGAGCTCGACCCTCGCCGCCGCTGA
- a CDS encoding DUF262 domain-containing protein has translation MPRLSALLDEIDLGTVLLPEFQRGYVWNRDQVRGLMRSLYRDYQVGGLLMWETSTSDVAVRGETTRGGVRRLLLDGQQRVTTLYGVV, from the coding sequence ATGCCGAGATTGTCCGCCCTGCTCGATGAGATCGATTTGGGCACCGTCCTCCTTCCCGAGTTCCAGCGGGGCTACGTCTGGAACCGCGACCAGGTCCGTGGTTTGATGCGGTCGCTCTACCGCGATTATCAGGTTGGCGGTCTGCTGATGTGGGAGACCAGCACCAGCGATGTCGCCGTCCGCGGGGAGACCACCAGGGGTGGTGTCCGTCGGCTTCTCCTGGACGGGCAGCAGCGCGTCACCACCCTGTACGGCGTGGTGTGA